atatgtgtggcgacataggaagcactcaaccctagcggatttcccccggtccacccggttagaacaacaaaagcactacatgggccatacaaggacccaagagtggggctcgctacacccgatagatccaccacttttgccctcggtcttatacaagattaatggcacttaagagagattactattcgctcacatgatctaacagttcattccctagcctaacataccctagttaacgtataatgtgTGAGTTATAcatgtccttgggcctctgcccatctccttgggcctttgcccatgtcattcgtgttattaaaactcatgcatgtttcgaaaacacttatgtttttataaaaccggtatgtttagcataatcttttcgtaaaccatttgagatCGTTGAAATCCTGTCACAAAATGGTTTATAATTATGCGATATtcatttatcgaaaccttgtgtgattttgcaaaacttgcatgtctttccacccccgaaaacattttataaaatgtaaaacagtaaaaagtggaggttatgaactcacctggatattcctgtgcaaagctagcttattGTGATTTCGTAGTGTTGTTCCAAAAACGTAcattagctagcgtgcaactatggTATTCCTAGCagggaataacttatcagtttctagtataacaacgtagttaaactacgtgtcaaTAATATAAGCAATCTATATAAAATTTTTGTCGAGTATTAAATGTAAAGTAATTTCAAATTGAATCGGTTCGAGCTCTGTCGCGTATAACTATAACTCTAGAAATAACGCAATAACAACTCGCGTTTAAACTTTACCAATCCTGAGTTGACCGTCTGTGACCCGACAGTTGACCGAGTGTTGACTGCGTTGACTTGCTTTGACCGATTGATTGGAAGTTGACCAAGTTGACCGTGTCCCGAAACGAGGCCTGAACTAAACCCGTTGACTCGTTGACCGACCCGAACCCGCAGATCAATTTTTGACTGCCATTGACCTGTTGACcgctgttgacccgagttgacagGGAGTGCAAATCTGACCCGTTGGCTCGAAACACCCAAATAAAACTCGAACCCGAGACAATCCAAACCCGAATCTAACCCGAATTCAGAACTCGAACCAATCAGAATCCACATATGAATCGAACAAAATATATCAGTTTTAAAATTAATACGCGCATCTGATGCTTCCATTTCGTTTCTGAATCTAACCCAAATTCAGACCCGTTGCGTAAATTGCGTAGCTTGTTATTTTTAAATCTGTTTCTTGATCCGTTCTTGACTACGGATAATAAATTTCGAAACGAGGTTAAATTTATCAAAATATATCAGTTTTAAAATTAATACGCGCATCTGATGCTTCCGTTTCGTTTCCGCTGTGTTCCTGTAGTCGCATTTTCGTTCACGTTTACGCTTTGTGCCGTTCGAAAGCATAATGTTTTCACAAAACCACATTCATAAGTATAAGTTATACGTATAAActtcgtatttgtcggcgttgtcagtattttgtacggtgttAGTTCGTTATCGCTCAATATCTAGCAGATTTTCCCCAAAATCACCATACGCGCACTGTAGAGTCAGATAGGTGTTCCTTGGCATCCacgagcctaattaagttaatacgTGTCTTAAACACTACTTATTATCACCTAAAACATTGGTTAATCGCGTAACTAgaggcgttaattaccggttgtcacagaaataggctttgaggggttcggtatgctaaaataaactttttggtcaatcagggactaaaagcgtcaaaaagtgcatgaGTTTGCATTtatgcgcatatcttacgttctgaagatatccggacatcaaaaaatttatgtaatcattaaaatattttactttagtgattggcatgataaaattccattcgtcgcgtaatttggatcgtttttcacgtccgttcgtgtttcgtcgtaattaaccgaacaacgcaaccgtacgaccaaacgaaccgacatccgagatatttttgagcatattttaagttccctatactttaacatctttttagagccttgaaaatgggttaacgagGTTTAAATGCATCGAAAATGGCTTAAAAGTgttgcagggaccatttctgccattttggCAAAGTTTCTGGCTCTGGCTAGTGGTGGCGTCGCGCCACAACCCTATTTTCCCTTCGCTAAGGTTTTTTTCTTGGTTTTTCTTTAGCAAGGTTTTTCATGAGGCGGTACTTAAAGACCCCAAAGTTTGCAAAGTGTCATTTAAGGGAGAGTGTTATGATGATTATAAAAGGCTTTTTACCATGAAAAACAAGATTTACCATCTAAATTTACCAAACAAGTGGATGAACCATTTGTCAAACTTATAGATAATGTATCATACTACTTGTTCATCTAACACTTAAATTTGTGTACCAAATAACTAATCTTTTAAATACTTGCTCAAAGTAGAAGAGAAAATACACCCATGTATACATCATTATAAGTTATACATTTCCTACTTGTTATTTTTACAATCTTTCTAAATTTCTTAAAGTTTTAACACTAATATTGTATTAATtcttattatattattataacaTGAATTATTTATATTGTAATTTTTGTCAACGTTGCAGAACATCACCCGCTTATTACATATCCCCAAACTCCAAAAGGGATTCCGTCCGTCCATTCTGACTCTTTACTCCGGAATCATGATTTCCACCTCCTCTTTGAGCTTCCATCACAATCACCGTCATCATGTCCTCTCCAACAACATCAAACCCAATTCAATTCCCCTTTCTTTGTTTAGAAAAGTTGCACTCACTCCTAGCAAACCATTTATTTGCCTAAACAAAAAGCTCCTCTGCACACCCATGGCATCCTCCTCGCAACTGAATTCCATTCCTGACTTCAAAGCTGACCCCAGTCTCATCAACGAAGATCTAGCGCCTACGAAGCCAAGTCAACGGACTTATTCCGGCTGGGAAATGGCGAGCTTATGGGTTGGTTTAGTTGTGGGTGTGCCAACTTATTACCTTGCTGGTAGTCTTGTGGATCTTGGAATGGCTTGGTGGCAAGGAATATTAACTGTCGTTGCCGCCAATATAATCACGTTTATCGCCTTGGGGTTGACCGGTCATCCGGGTACCCGTTATGGGATTCCGTTTCCGGTCTTGGCCCGATCTGCTTTCGGAATCCGCGGGGCCCATATTCCAACTCTACTTAGAGGATTAGTCGCCTGTGGCTGGTATGGAATTGAGACATGGATTGGTGGTGAGGCAATCTTTCTTTTGTTGCCTAATTCCATCAAAAACTCTTCATTTTCCAATTCCATTCCGTGGCTTGGAACTTCCCCTCTTGAGTTTGCTTGTTTTCTGGTGTTTTGGTTTCTACAATTGGTTGCTGTGCTCAAAGGAATGGATGGAATTAGAGAGCTTGAAAAGTACTCTGCCCCAATTTTGATTCTTCTCACTTCATGTTTGGTCATTTGGGCCTATGTTAATGCCGGCGGATTCGGTCGAATCCTGTCCATGTCTTCGCGTCTCTCTTCCTCCGAATTCTGGGCCCTTTTTTTCCCTTCCTTAACCGCAAACGTAAGCTTTTGGGCTACATTGGCACTTAACATCCCGGATTTCACCCGATATGCGAAAAGCCAAAAGGACCAAATCATCGGTCAAGCCGGCCTACCAATTCTCATGGGTGCATTCACATTTGTGGGTTTAGCGGTGACCGCATCCACTCAAGTGATTTTCGGGCGTACTATATCAAACCCGATTCAGTTATTAGGAGAAATTGGCGGGTTTGGAACCATGATTATTTCCATATTCGGAATCACActcgccaccatcaccaccaacatCGCTGCCAACGTCGTAGCTCCTGCCAACGCCCTCGTGAACGTAAGCCCATCCGTGTTTAATTTCCAACGAGGAGCGTTGCTAACAGCACTGCTTGGAATTGTATTCCAACCGTGGAGACTTCTTCAATCAAGTGAAAGTTTTGTGTACACTTGGCTAGTTGGGTATTCAGCGTTAATGGGGCCGATTGCGGGGATCATCTTGGCCGATTATTATCTCGTTAAGGGTCGAAATCTTCGCGTTAACGATTTGTACACATTGAATCCTGTTGGGAACTACTTTTACTATAAAGGGTACAATTTGGAAGCAGTTGGGGCTCTGGTAATTGGGATTTTGCCAGTGATTCCAGGTTTCTTACAGAAGATTGGAACCTTGAATCCGATTCCTGAGTTGTTGATGACGATATACAACAATGCTTGGTTCTTTGGCTTTTTTTCATCAGGAATTGTTTACTGGATTCTTTCGGTTTTGAAACCGACAAAACAGGTGGATTCTCCGAAACCATCGGATCCCTTCTTGCCAAATACTACAAATTAATATTTCCTTGTATTTTTGTATAATAGTTtagtaaataaataattaattattttCTTTGTTCACAAAAAAAATATAGATACATGTAGAGAAGAAGactgtttttttttaaagatttttaccGTATGTATTAAAATTTGTAACGATAACCGGTTTTGTATCATGGTTTCATTTGTAAGATTTGTTCAGTTATAGAATATGGATTAGAAACAAATACAAAGGATTATAATTGTAAAAAGGGTAGAAAGGCTCCTAAAAAACCtattacacaaaaaaaaaaaaaaaaaaccttaaacatccaccaccaccacccaaaaacctaaacccccactcCCACCCACCTCCTCCCCCATCACCCAtcccattttttttttctttttgctaAGGgagtgaggggtgggggtttaggtttttggttcGTGGTGTGGTGGGGGTgagtgtttagttttttttttttttttagatttttttttttgggggggggggggtgtgtggggttgggtgtttaggttttgggtggtgatgtagtgattttaattttagatttggacacttgtcactctataaatccttcttacacttcttacaattaggagttTTTATAGAATAACTTAACCGATAAGAATATATATATTGCTAGTTACATTGAAGAAATCCTTGGCCGATCTAAAAGAAAGAGGAATGTGGGAATTGGGCATGGCGAAGAGAGGGTATGTGAATGGGGAAAAATAGAGGGAAGTTCTTCTTACAAACATGCAGACATGTCGGAGCATGGGACGCG
Above is a window of Helianthus annuus cultivar XRQ/B chromosome 14, HanXRQr2.0-SUNRISE, whole genome shotgun sequence DNA encoding:
- the LOC110908375 gene encoding purine-uracil permease NCS1, giving the protein MISTSSLSFHHNHRHHVLSNNIKPNSIPLSLFRKVALTPSKPFICLNKKLLCTPMASSSQLNSIPDFKADPSLINEDLAPTKPSQRTYSGWEMASLWVGLVVGVPTYYLAGSLVDLGMAWWQGILTVVAANIITFIALGLTGHPGTRYGIPFPVLARSAFGIRGAHIPTLLRGLVACGWYGIETWIGGEAIFLLLPNSIKNSSFSNSIPWLGTSPLEFACFLVFWFLQLVAVLKGMDGIRELEKYSAPILILLTSCLVIWAYVNAGGFGRILSMSSRLSSSEFWALFFPSLTANVSFWATLALNIPDFTRYAKSQKDQIIGQAGLPILMGAFTFVGLAVTASTQVIFGRTISNPIQLLGEIGGFGTMIISIFGITLATITTNIAANVVAPANALVNVSPSVFNFQRGALLTALLGIVFQPWRLLQSSESFVYTWLVGYSALMGPIAGIILADYYLVKGRNLRVNDLYTLNPVGNYFYYKGYNLEAVGALVIGILPVIPGFLQKIGTLNPIPELLMTIYNNAWFFGFFSSGIVYWILSVLKPTKQLH